In the genome of Danio rerio strain Tuebingen ecotype United States chromosome 23, GRCz12tu, whole genome shotgun sequence, one region contains:
- the LOC141380555 gene encoding uncharacterized protein isoform X2 encodes MLNSMASKQRNIRLLVFIDDELYQTSIPVLEPQITDMNMDIDVSNCTCEDQGGMDASPETTEDNNPTEVGYNPTDSEELCFTIPRVPASETELDMVDPEGVPSPSRSEQEHVITANREVDISDAMNPTVPEVTKIGKFFSFCRKLFGFSAQPETDPDLLSVSEESDYESASEMEEVDMELSCVPEPETELDLVDPEGVPVPGSFGQEPMYRETLHVDLIKPHTSYDLKSSALASELLQDPAEPSTEEVESSSGIDQGGMNASPEIPLVDRPTEVPEVWKMFADYPEIYKFLAQHQTDPDVAQIISVSETSDYESASEMEEVDMELSCVPDPETEMDLVDPEGVPDPRRFEQEPVFRETLHVDLIKPHTFYDLKSSALASELLQDPAEPSTEEVESSSGIDQGGMNASPETPQVDGPTGFPKVKIIRKIGALIRNRFGFLVQPKMDPAVEIYEVDTEQTSVSDPKAELDLVDPEGVPRPSSLKQKPVFRETLHVDRIKPRVSFNLKRSVLVYKPEEPSTEEVESNSGIDQDGMNASPKTTQVYRPTVKKIKKIGAFIQKHFRLSAQPKTVEIHHVDTEQTTVPESEAELDLVDPEGVPGPSGSEKEPVPTESMDVNITDAMNPRESKKVSKISKICAFFKKLHGISAKLKTKPDAPQRLSVPDASTPDVTDPTGPLNTSVTDEDAVDYFPETPEDHRPIGIKEWMMNKLSEFHCKHTSPRHDLAKPGPSSLPSQKQLEEIFDFEKLAELLQVEDTVNKCKLPLSPFTEVWRNVYIGDEETARNRRKLMELGVTHILNAAAPKMAWLGKLSKSGVNGKVLTGPEYYEGMDIKYCGLPTTYDQSRIIRYFWPAGKFIRKALRNPDNVLFIHCRHGVSHAPTLFVAYLMMYYKIPLEEALSYVTRARRIRLFTSFLLQLSLLEPKKKKEIKRQQGIVIYN; translated from the exons agGTTGGATATAATCCAACTGATTCAGAGGAATTGTGTTTCACGATTCCAAGAGTTCCTGCATCAGAAACTGAATTGGACATGGTTGATCCAGAAGGCGTCCCAAGTCCAAGTCGTTCTGAACAGGAGCATGTAATTACAGCAAATCGGGAGGTCGACATCAGTGATGCCATGAACCCAACAG ttcCCGAAGTGACGAAGATTGGCAAATTCTTTTCCTTCTGTCGAAAACTTTTTGGGTTCTCAGCACAGCCTGAGACAGATCCTGATTTGCTGAGTGTTTCAGAAGAAAGTGATTACGAATCAGCTTCTGAAATGGAAGAGGTCGACATGGAGCTATCATGTGTTCCAGAGCCAGAAACTGAATTGGATCTGGTTGATCCGGAAGGTGTACCAGTTCCAGGAAGTTTTGGGCAGGAACCTATGTATAGAGAAACTCTACATGTTGACCTCATCAAGCCTCATACCTCCTATGACTTGAAGAGCTCTGCGCTGGCTTCTGAACTTCTGCAGGACCCAGCAGAGCCTTCAACAGAAGAGGTGGAGAGCAGCAGTGGGATTGACCAGGGTGGCATGAATGCTTCTCCCGAAATCCCACTGGTGGACAGACCAACAG AAGTACCTGAAGTGTGGAAGATGTTTGCTGACTACCCAGAGATTTATAAGTTCTTGGCACAGCATCAGACAGACCCAGATGTTGCTCAGATAATAAGTGTTTCAGAGACAAGCGATTATGAATCAGCTTCTGAAATGGAAGAGGTCGACATGGAGCTATCATGTGTTCCTGATCCAGAAACTGAAATGGATCTGGTTGATCCGGAAGGTGTCCCAGATCCAAGACGTTTTGAGCAGGAACCTGTGTTTAGAGAAACTCTACATGTTGACCTCATCAAACCTCATACATTCTACGACTTGAAGAGCTCTGCGTTGGCTTCTGAACTTCTGCAGGACCCAGCAGAGCCTTCAACAGAAGAGGTGGAGAGCAGCAGTGGAATTGACCAGGGTGGCATGAATGCTTCTCCTGAAACCCCACAGGTGGACGGACCAACAG GCTTTCCAAAAGTGAAGATCATTAGGAAAATTGGTGCACTCATCCGAAATCGTTTTGGGTTCTTAGTACAGCCTAAGATGGACCCCGCTGTTGAAATATATGAGGTCGACACAGAGCAAACAAGTGTTTCTGACCCAAAAGCTGAATTGGATCTGGTTGATCCAGAAGGCGTCCCACGTCCAAGCAGTTTAAAACAGAAACCTGTGTTTAGAGAAACTCTACATGTTGACCGCATCAAACCTCGCGTTTCCTTCAACTTGAAGAGGTCTGTGCTGGTTTATAAACCAGAAGAGCCTTCAACAGAAGAGGTGGAGAGCAACAGTGGGATTGACCAGGATGGCATGAATGCTTCTCCTAAAACCACTCAGGTGTACAGACCAACAG TGAAGAAGATCAAGAAAATTGGTGCATTCATCCAAAAGCATTTTAGGCTCTCAGCACAGCCTAAGACTGTTGAAATACATCATGTTGACACAGAGCAAACAACTGTTCCTGAGTCAGAAGCTGAATTGGATCTGGTTGATCCGGAAGGTGTCCCAGGTCCGAGCGGTTCTGAAAAGGAACCTGTGCCAACAGAAAGTATGGATGTCAACATCACTGATGCCATGAACCCAAGAG aaagcaaAAAAGTGAGCAAGATTAGCAAAATCTGTGCATTCTTCAAAAAGCTTCATGGCATCTCAGCAAAGCTTAAGACCAAACCTGATGCACCACAGCGGTTGAGTGTCCCAGATGCAAGCACTCCTGATGTGACTGACCCAACAGGGCCTTTGAACACCAGTGTGACCGATGAGGATGCCGTGGATTATTTTCCTGAAACCCCTGAAGATCACCGGCCAATAG GAATCAAAGAGTGGATGATGAATAAACTTTCGGAATTCCACTGCAAGCATACAAGTCCTAGACACGATCTTGCAAAGCCGGGTCCGAGCAGTTTGCCTTCTCAAAAACAGCTGGAAGAAATTTTCGACTTTGAGAAGCTTGCAGAGTTATTACAAGTAGAAGACACCGTGAACAAATGTAAACTGCCCCTGTCACCATTTACGGAGGTCTGGCGCAATGTCTACATTGGAGATGA AGAGACAGCAAGAAATCGACGCAAACTGATGGAATTGGGAGTCACCCATATCCTAAATGCAGCAGCGCCGAAGATGGCCTGGTTGGGAAAACTAAGTAAGAGTGGAGTCAACGGAAAGGTCCTTACAGGACCGGAATATTATGAAGGCATGGACATCAAATATTGCGGCTTGCCTACAACATACGACCAGTCCAGAATCATCAGATACTTCTGGCCAGCTGGCAAGTTCATCAGAAAGGCCCTGAGAAACCCAGACA ATGTCCTGTTCATTCACTGCAGGCATGGTGTCAGTCACGCGCCAACACTGTTTGTAGCATATCTGATGATGTACTACAAAATACCTCTGGAGGAAGCCTTGAGTTATGTCACCAGGGCGAGGCGCATCAGGCTCTTCACATCCTTTCTGCTCCAGTTGTCGTTACTTGAAcccaagaaaaagaaagaaatcaaacGGCAACAAGGCATAGTAATATACAACTGA
- the LOC141380555 gene encoding uncharacterized protein isoform X1: MLNSMASKQRNIRLLVFIDDELYQTSIPVLEPQITDMNMDIDVSNCTCEDQGGMDASPETTEDNNPTEVGYNPTDSEELCFTIPRVPASETELDMVDPEGVPSPSRSEQEHVITANREVDISDAMNPTVPEVTKIGKFFSFCRKLFGFSAQPETDPDLLSVSEESDYESASEMEEVDMELSCVPEPETELDLVDPEGVPVPGSFGQEPMYRETLHVDLIKPHTSYDLKSSALASELLQDPAEPSTEEVESSSGIDQGGMNASPEIPLVDRPTEVPEVWKMFADYPEIYKFLAQHQTDPDVAQIISVSETSDYESASEMEEVDMELSCVPDPETEMDLVDPEGVPDPRRFEQEPVFRETLHVDLIKPHTFYDLKSSALASELLQDPAEPSTEEVESSSGIDQGGMNASPETPQVDGPTGRYIYSLYEMQYCNGKQVILIKAIKQSVTEDNIIIFPTGFPKVKIIRKIGALIRNRFGFLVQPKMDPAVEIYEVDTEQTSVSDPKAELDLVDPEGVPRPSSLKQKPVFRETLHVDRIKPRVSFNLKRSVLVYKPEEPSTEEVESNSGIDQDGMNASPKTTQVYRPTVKKIKKIGAFIQKHFRLSAQPKTVEIHHVDTEQTTVPESEAELDLVDPEGVPGPSGSEKEPVPTESMDVNITDAMNPRESKKVSKISKICAFFKKLHGISAKLKTKPDAPQRLSVPDASTPDVTDPTGPLNTSVTDEDAVDYFPETPEDHRPIGIKEWMMNKLSEFHCKHTSPRHDLAKPGPSSLPSQKQLEEIFDFEKLAELLQVEDTVNKCKLPLSPFTEVWRNVYIGDEETARNRRKLMELGVTHILNAAAPKMAWLGKLSKSGVNGKVLTGPEYYEGMDIKYCGLPTTYDQSRIIRYFWPAGKFIRKALRNPDNVLFIHCRHGVSHAPTLFVAYLMMYYKIPLEEALSYVTRARRIRLFTSFLLQLSLLEPKKKKEIKRQQGIVIYN, encoded by the exons agGTTGGATATAATCCAACTGATTCAGAGGAATTGTGTTTCACGATTCCAAGAGTTCCTGCATCAGAAACTGAATTGGACATGGTTGATCCAGAAGGCGTCCCAAGTCCAAGTCGTTCTGAACAGGAGCATGTAATTACAGCAAATCGGGAGGTCGACATCAGTGATGCCATGAACCCAACAG ttcCCGAAGTGACGAAGATTGGCAAATTCTTTTCCTTCTGTCGAAAACTTTTTGGGTTCTCAGCACAGCCTGAGACAGATCCTGATTTGCTGAGTGTTTCAGAAGAAAGTGATTACGAATCAGCTTCTGAAATGGAAGAGGTCGACATGGAGCTATCATGTGTTCCAGAGCCAGAAACTGAATTGGATCTGGTTGATCCGGAAGGTGTACCAGTTCCAGGAAGTTTTGGGCAGGAACCTATGTATAGAGAAACTCTACATGTTGACCTCATCAAGCCTCATACCTCCTATGACTTGAAGAGCTCTGCGCTGGCTTCTGAACTTCTGCAGGACCCAGCAGAGCCTTCAACAGAAGAGGTGGAGAGCAGCAGTGGGATTGACCAGGGTGGCATGAATGCTTCTCCCGAAATCCCACTGGTGGACAGACCAACAG AAGTACCTGAAGTGTGGAAGATGTTTGCTGACTACCCAGAGATTTATAAGTTCTTGGCACAGCATCAGACAGACCCAGATGTTGCTCAGATAATAAGTGTTTCAGAGACAAGCGATTATGAATCAGCTTCTGAAATGGAAGAGGTCGACATGGAGCTATCATGTGTTCCTGATCCAGAAACTGAAATGGATCTGGTTGATCCGGAAGGTGTCCCAGATCCAAGACGTTTTGAGCAGGAACCTGTGTTTAGAGAAACTCTACATGTTGACCTCATCAAACCTCATACATTCTACGACTTGAAGAGCTCTGCGTTGGCTTCTGAACTTCTGCAGGACCCAGCAGAGCCTTCAACAGAAGAGGTGGAGAGCAGCAGTGGAATTGACCAGGGTGGCATGAATGCTTCTCCTGAAACCCCACAGGTGGACGGACCAACAGGTAGATATATCTACAGTCTTTATGagatgcaatattgcaatggcaaACAAGTCATTTTAATTAAAGCTATTAAGCAATCTGTAACTGAAGATAACATAATCATTTTTCCCACAGGCTTTCCAAAAGTGAAGATCATTAGGAAAATTGGTGCACTCATCCGAAATCGTTTTGGGTTCTTAGTACAGCCTAAGATGGACCCCGCTGTTGAAATATATGAGGTCGACACAGAGCAAACAAGTGTTTCTGACCCAAAAGCTGAATTGGATCTGGTTGATCCAGAAGGCGTCCCACGTCCAAGCAGTTTAAAACAGAAACCTGTGTTTAGAGAAACTCTACATGTTGACCGCATCAAACCTCGCGTTTCCTTCAACTTGAAGAGGTCTGTGCTGGTTTATAAACCAGAAGAGCCTTCAACAGAAGAGGTGGAGAGCAACAGTGGGATTGACCAGGATGGCATGAATGCTTCTCCTAAAACCACTCAGGTGTACAGACCAACAG TGAAGAAGATCAAGAAAATTGGTGCATTCATCCAAAAGCATTTTAGGCTCTCAGCACAGCCTAAGACTGTTGAAATACATCATGTTGACACAGAGCAAACAACTGTTCCTGAGTCAGAAGCTGAATTGGATCTGGTTGATCCGGAAGGTGTCCCAGGTCCGAGCGGTTCTGAAAAGGAACCTGTGCCAACAGAAAGTATGGATGTCAACATCACTGATGCCATGAACCCAAGAG aaagcaaAAAAGTGAGCAAGATTAGCAAAATCTGTGCATTCTTCAAAAAGCTTCATGGCATCTCAGCAAAGCTTAAGACCAAACCTGATGCACCACAGCGGTTGAGTGTCCCAGATGCAAGCACTCCTGATGTGACTGACCCAACAGGGCCTTTGAACACCAGTGTGACCGATGAGGATGCCGTGGATTATTTTCCTGAAACCCCTGAAGATCACCGGCCAATAG GAATCAAAGAGTGGATGATGAATAAACTTTCGGAATTCCACTGCAAGCATACAAGTCCTAGACACGATCTTGCAAAGCCGGGTCCGAGCAGTTTGCCTTCTCAAAAACAGCTGGAAGAAATTTTCGACTTTGAGAAGCTTGCAGAGTTATTACAAGTAGAAGACACCGTGAACAAATGTAAACTGCCCCTGTCACCATTTACGGAGGTCTGGCGCAATGTCTACATTGGAGATGA AGAGACAGCAAGAAATCGACGCAAACTGATGGAATTGGGAGTCACCCATATCCTAAATGCAGCAGCGCCGAAGATGGCCTGGTTGGGAAAACTAAGTAAGAGTGGAGTCAACGGAAAGGTCCTTACAGGACCGGAATATTATGAAGGCATGGACATCAAATATTGCGGCTTGCCTACAACATACGACCAGTCCAGAATCATCAGATACTTCTGGCCAGCTGGCAAGTTCATCAGAAAGGCCCTGAGAAACCCAGACA ATGTCCTGTTCATTCACTGCAGGCATGGTGTCAGTCACGCGCCAACACTGTTTGTAGCATATCTGATGATGTACTACAAAATACCTCTGGAGGAAGCCTTGAGTTATGTCACCAGGGCGAGGCGCATCAGGCTCTTCACATCCTTTCTGCTCCAGTTGTCGTTACTTGAAcccaagaaaaagaaagaaatcaaacGGCAACAAGGCATAGTAATATACAACTGA
- the LOC141380555 gene encoding uncharacterized protein isoform X4, producing the protein MLNSMASKQRNIRLLVFIDDELYQTSIPVLEPQITDMNMDIDVSNCTCEDQGGMDASPETTEDNNPTEVGYNPTDSEELCFTIPRVPASETELDMVDPEGVPSPSRSEQEHVITANREVDISDAMNPTEVPEVTKIGKFFSFCRKLFGFSAQPETDPDLLSVSEESDYESASEMEEVDMELSCVPEPETELDLVDPEGVPVPGSFGQEPMYRETLHVDLIKPHTSYDLKSSALASELLQDPAEPSTEEVESSSGIDQGGMNASPEIPLVDRPTEVPEVWKMFADYPEIYKFLAQHQTDPDVAQIISVSETSDYESASEMEEVDMELSCVPDPETEMDLVDPEGVPDPRRFEQEPVFRETLHVDLIKPHTFYDLKSSALASELLQDPAEPSTEEVESSSGIDQGGMNASPETPQVDGPTGFPKVKIIRKIGALIRNRFGFLVQPKMDPAVEIYEVDTEQTSVSDPKAELDLVDPEGVPRPSSLKQKPVFRETLHVDRIKPRVSFNLKRSVLVYKPEEPSTEEVESNSGIDQDGMNASPKTTQVYRPTVKKIKKIGAFIQKHFRLSAQPKTVEIHHVDTEQTTVPESEAELDLVDPEGVPGPSGSEKEPVPTESMDVNITDAMNPRESKKVSKISKICAFFKKLHGISAKLKTKPDAPQRLSVPDASTPDVTDPTGPLNTSVTDEDAVDYFPETPEDHRPIGIKEWMMNKLSEFHCKHTSPRHDLAKPGPSSLPSQKQLEEIFDFEKLAELLQVEDTVNKCKLPLSPFTEVWRNVYIGDEETARNRRKLMELGVTHILNAAAPKMAWLGKLSKSGVNGKVLTGPEYYEGMDIKYCGLPTTYDQSRIIRYFWPAGKFIRKALRNPDNVLFIHCRHGVSHAPTLFVAYLMMYYKIPLEEALSYVTRARRIRLFTSFLLQLSLLEPKKKKEIKRQQGIVIYN; encoded by the exons agGTTGGATATAATCCAACTGATTCAGAGGAATTGTGTTTCACGATTCCAAGAGTTCCTGCATCAGAAACTGAATTGGACATGGTTGATCCAGAAGGCGTCCCAAGTCCAAGTCGTTCTGAACAGGAGCATGTAATTACAGCAAATCGGGAGGTCGACATCAGTGATGCCATGAACCCAACAG aagttcCCGAAGTGACGAAGATTGGCAAATTCTTTTCCTTCTGTCGAAAACTTTTTGGGTTCTCAGCACAGCCTGAGACAGATCCTGATTTGCTGAGTGTTTCAGAAGAAAGTGATTACGAATCAGCTTCTGAAATGGAAGAGGTCGACATGGAGCTATCATGTGTTCCAGAGCCAGAAACTGAATTGGATCTGGTTGATCCGGAAGGTGTACCAGTTCCAGGAAGTTTTGGGCAGGAACCTATGTATAGAGAAACTCTACATGTTGACCTCATCAAGCCTCATACCTCCTATGACTTGAAGAGCTCTGCGCTGGCTTCTGAACTTCTGCAGGACCCAGCAGAGCCTTCAACAGAAGAGGTGGAGAGCAGCAGTGGGATTGACCAGGGTGGCATGAATGCTTCTCCCGAAATCCCACTGGTGGACAGACCAACAG AAGTACCTGAAGTGTGGAAGATGTTTGCTGACTACCCAGAGATTTATAAGTTCTTGGCACAGCATCAGACAGACCCAGATGTTGCTCAGATAATAAGTGTTTCAGAGACAAGCGATTATGAATCAGCTTCTGAAATGGAAGAGGTCGACATGGAGCTATCATGTGTTCCTGATCCAGAAACTGAAATGGATCTGGTTGATCCGGAAGGTGTCCCAGATCCAAGACGTTTTGAGCAGGAACCTGTGTTTAGAGAAACTCTACATGTTGACCTCATCAAACCTCATACATTCTACGACTTGAAGAGCTCTGCGTTGGCTTCTGAACTTCTGCAGGACCCAGCAGAGCCTTCAACAGAAGAGGTGGAGAGCAGCAGTGGAATTGACCAGGGTGGCATGAATGCTTCTCCTGAAACCCCACAGGTGGACGGACCAACAG GCTTTCCAAAAGTGAAGATCATTAGGAAAATTGGTGCACTCATCCGAAATCGTTTTGGGTTCTTAGTACAGCCTAAGATGGACCCCGCTGTTGAAATATATGAGGTCGACACAGAGCAAACAAGTGTTTCTGACCCAAAAGCTGAATTGGATCTGGTTGATCCAGAAGGCGTCCCACGTCCAAGCAGTTTAAAACAGAAACCTGTGTTTAGAGAAACTCTACATGTTGACCGCATCAAACCTCGCGTTTCCTTCAACTTGAAGAGGTCTGTGCTGGTTTATAAACCAGAAGAGCCTTCAACAGAAGAGGTGGAGAGCAACAGTGGGATTGACCAGGATGGCATGAATGCTTCTCCTAAAACCACTCAGGTGTACAGACCAACAG TGAAGAAGATCAAGAAAATTGGTGCATTCATCCAAAAGCATTTTAGGCTCTCAGCACAGCCTAAGACTGTTGAAATACATCATGTTGACACAGAGCAAACAACTGTTCCTGAGTCAGAAGCTGAATTGGATCTGGTTGATCCGGAAGGTGTCCCAGGTCCGAGCGGTTCTGAAAAGGAACCTGTGCCAACAGAAAGTATGGATGTCAACATCACTGATGCCATGAACCCAAGAG aaagcaaAAAAGTGAGCAAGATTAGCAAAATCTGTGCATTCTTCAAAAAGCTTCATGGCATCTCAGCAAAGCTTAAGACCAAACCTGATGCACCACAGCGGTTGAGTGTCCCAGATGCAAGCACTCCTGATGTGACTGACCCAACAGGGCCTTTGAACACCAGTGTGACCGATGAGGATGCCGTGGATTATTTTCCTGAAACCCCTGAAGATCACCGGCCAATAG GAATCAAAGAGTGGATGATGAATAAACTTTCGGAATTCCACTGCAAGCATACAAGTCCTAGACACGATCTTGCAAAGCCGGGTCCGAGCAGTTTGCCTTCTCAAAAACAGCTGGAAGAAATTTTCGACTTTGAGAAGCTTGCAGAGTTATTACAAGTAGAAGACACCGTGAACAAATGTAAACTGCCCCTGTCACCATTTACGGAGGTCTGGCGCAATGTCTACATTGGAGATGA AGAGACAGCAAGAAATCGACGCAAACTGATGGAATTGGGAGTCACCCATATCCTAAATGCAGCAGCGCCGAAGATGGCCTGGTTGGGAAAACTAAGTAAGAGTGGAGTCAACGGAAAGGTCCTTACAGGACCGGAATATTATGAAGGCATGGACATCAAATATTGCGGCTTGCCTACAACATACGACCAGTCCAGAATCATCAGATACTTCTGGCCAGCTGGCAAGTTCATCAGAAAGGCCCTGAGAAACCCAGACA ATGTCCTGTTCATTCACTGCAGGCATGGTGTCAGTCACGCGCCAACACTGTTTGTAGCATATCTGATGATGTACTACAAAATACCTCTGGAGGAAGCCTTGAGTTATGTCACCAGGGCGAGGCGCATCAGGCTCTTCACATCCTTTCTGCTCCAGTTGTCGTTACTTGAAcccaagaaaaagaaagaaatcaaacGGCAACAAGGCATAGTAATATACAACTGA
- the LOC141380555 gene encoding uncharacterized protein isoform X3, with the protein MLNSMASKQRNIRLLVFIDDELYQTSIPVLEPQITDMNMDIDVSNCTCEDQGGMDASPETTEDNNPTEVGYNPTDSEELCFTIPRVPASETELDMVDPEGVPSPSRSEQEHVITANREVDISDAMNPTVPEVTKIGKFFSFCRKLFGFSAQPETDPDLLSVSEESDYESASEMEEVDMELSCVPEPETELDLVDPEGVPVPGSFGQEPMYRETLHVDLIKPHTSYDLKSSALASELLQDPAEPSTEEVESSSGIDQGGMNASPEIPLVDRPTVPEVWKMFADYPEIYKFLAQHQTDPDVAQIISVSETSDYESASEMEEVDMELSCVPDPETEMDLVDPEGVPDPRRFEQEPVFRETLHVDLIKPHTFYDLKSSALASELLQDPAEPSTEEVESSSGIDQGGMNASPETPQVDGPTGFPKVKIIRKIGALIRNRFGFLVQPKMDPAVEIYEVDTEQTSVSDPKAELDLVDPEGVPRPSSLKQKPVFRETLHVDRIKPRVSFNLKRSVLVYKPEEPSTEEVESNSGIDQDGMNASPKTTQVYRPTVKKIKKIGAFIQKHFRLSAQPKTVEIHHVDTEQTTVPESEAELDLVDPEGVPGPSGSEKEPVPTESMDVNITDAMNPRESKKVSKISKICAFFKKLHGISAKLKTKPDAPQRLSVPDASTPDVTDPTGPLNTSVTDEDAVDYFPETPEDHRPIGIKEWMMNKLSEFHCKHTSPRHDLAKPGPSSLPSQKQLEEIFDFEKLAELLQVEDTVNKCKLPLSPFTEVWRNVYIGDEETARNRRKLMELGVTHILNAAAPKMAWLGKLSKSGVNGKVLTGPEYYEGMDIKYCGLPTTYDQSRIIRYFWPAGKFIRKALRNPDNVLFIHCRHGVSHAPTLFVAYLMMYYKIPLEEALSYVTRARRIRLFTSFLLQLSLLEPKKKKEIKRQQGIVIYN; encoded by the exons agGTTGGATATAATCCAACTGATTCAGAGGAATTGTGTTTCACGATTCCAAGAGTTCCTGCATCAGAAACTGAATTGGACATGGTTGATCCAGAAGGCGTCCCAAGTCCAAGTCGTTCTGAACAGGAGCATGTAATTACAGCAAATCGGGAGGTCGACATCAGTGATGCCATGAACCCAACAG ttcCCGAAGTGACGAAGATTGGCAAATTCTTTTCCTTCTGTCGAAAACTTTTTGGGTTCTCAGCACAGCCTGAGACAGATCCTGATTTGCTGAGTGTTTCAGAAGAAAGTGATTACGAATCAGCTTCTGAAATGGAAGAGGTCGACATGGAGCTATCATGTGTTCCAGAGCCAGAAACTGAATTGGATCTGGTTGATCCGGAAGGTGTACCAGTTCCAGGAAGTTTTGGGCAGGAACCTATGTATAGAGAAACTCTACATGTTGACCTCATCAAGCCTCATACCTCCTATGACTTGAAGAGCTCTGCGCTGGCTTCTGAACTTCTGCAGGACCCAGCAGAGCCTTCAACAGAAGAGGTGGAGAGCAGCAGTGGGATTGACCAGGGTGGCATGAATGCTTCTCCCGAAATCCCACTGGTGGACAGACCAACAG TACCTGAAGTGTGGAAGATGTTTGCTGACTACCCAGAGATTTATAAGTTCTTGGCACAGCATCAGACAGACCCAGATGTTGCTCAGATAATAAGTGTTTCAGAGACAAGCGATTATGAATCAGCTTCTGAAATGGAAGAGGTCGACATGGAGCTATCATGTGTTCCTGATCCAGAAACTGAAATGGATCTGGTTGATCCGGAAGGTGTCCCAGATCCAAGACGTTTTGAGCAGGAACCTGTGTTTAGAGAAACTCTACATGTTGACCTCATCAAACCTCATACATTCTACGACTTGAAGAGCTCTGCGTTGGCTTCTGAACTTCTGCAGGACCCAGCAGAGCCTTCAACAGAAGAGGTGGAGAGCAGCAGTGGAATTGACCAGGGTGGCATGAATGCTTCTCCTGAAACCCCACAGGTGGACGGACCAACAG GCTTTCCAAAAGTGAAGATCATTAGGAAAATTGGTGCACTCATCCGAAATCGTTTTGGGTTCTTAGTACAGCCTAAGATGGACCCCGCTGTTGAAATATATGAGGTCGACACAGAGCAAACAAGTGTTTCTGACCCAAAAGCTGAATTGGATCTGGTTGATCCAGAAGGCGTCCCACGTCCAAGCAGTTTAAAACAGAAACCTGTGTTTAGAGAAACTCTACATGTTGACCGCATCAAACCTCGCGTTTCCTTCAACTTGAAGAGGTCTGTGCTGGTTTATAAACCAGAAGAGCCTTCAACAGAAGAGGTGGAGAGCAACAGTGGGATTGACCAGGATGGCATGAATGCTTCTCCTAAAACCACTCAGGTGTACAGACCAACAG TGAAGAAGATCAAGAAAATTGGTGCATTCATCCAAAAGCATTTTAGGCTCTCAGCACAGCCTAAGACTGTTGAAATACATCATGTTGACACAGAGCAAACAACTGTTCCTGAGTCAGAAGCTGAATTGGATCTGGTTGATCCGGAAGGTGTCCCAGGTCCGAGCGGTTCTGAAAAGGAACCTGTGCCAACAGAAAGTATGGATGTCAACATCACTGATGCCATGAACCCAAGAG aaagcaaAAAAGTGAGCAAGATTAGCAAAATCTGTGCATTCTTCAAAAAGCTTCATGGCATCTCAGCAAAGCTTAAGACCAAACCTGATGCACCACAGCGGTTGAGTGTCCCAGATGCAAGCACTCCTGATGTGACTGACCCAACAGGGCCTTTGAACACCAGTGTGACCGATGAGGATGCCGTGGATTATTTTCCTGAAACCCCTGAAGATCACCGGCCAATAG GAATCAAAGAGTGGATGATGAATAAACTTTCGGAATTCCACTGCAAGCATACAAGTCCTAGACACGATCTTGCAAAGCCGGGTCCGAGCAGTTTGCCTTCTCAAAAACAGCTGGAAGAAATTTTCGACTTTGAGAAGCTTGCAGAGTTATTACAAGTAGAAGACACCGTGAACAAATGTAAACTGCCCCTGTCACCATTTACGGAGGTCTGGCGCAATGTCTACATTGGAGATGA AGAGACAGCAAGAAATCGACGCAAACTGATGGAATTGGGAGTCACCCATATCCTAAATGCAGCAGCGCCGAAGATGGCCTGGTTGGGAAAACTAAGTAAGAGTGGAGTCAACGGAAAGGTCCTTACAGGACCGGAATATTATGAAGGCATGGACATCAAATATTGCGGCTTGCCTACAACATACGACCAGTCCAGAATCATCAGATACTTCTGGCCAGCTGGCAAGTTCATCAGAAAGGCCCTGAGAAACCCAGACA ATGTCCTGTTCATTCACTGCAGGCATGGTGTCAGTCACGCGCCAACACTGTTTGTAGCATATCTGATGATGTACTACAAAATACCTCTGGAGGAAGCCTTGAGTTATGTCACCAGGGCGAGGCGCATCAGGCTCTTCACATCCTTTCTGCTCCAGTTGTCGTTACTTGAAcccaagaaaaagaaagaaatcaaacGGCAACAAGGCATAGTAATATACAACTGA